A stretch of Metabacillus sp. FJAT-52054 DNA encodes these proteins:
- the hutI gene encoding imidazolonepropionase, with amino-acid sequence MTHDLILFNIGQLLLPESNGKPLKGEDMNRLRVLNSAAIAVKDGLVSWIGSTEEAERLLAHEKRNAKGKVVSPGLVDPHTHLVFGGSRENELAMKQAGVSYLEILAKGGGILSTVHATKNASAKVLFDKAAFHLERMISFGVTAIEAKSGYGLDDETELKQLRVIKQLHNSYPIRLVSTFLGPHAVPAEYKGREDMFLEKMIQLLDVIKEEKLAKFADIFCETGVFTIDQSRQFLMKAKEKGFGLKIHADEIDPLGGTELAVSLRSASADHLVAASDEGIACLADSDTVAVLLPGTTFYLGKDHYARARKMIDEGTAVALATDFNPGSCVTENLQMIMSLAALKLKMTAEEIWNAVTVNAAYAIGLGGNAGIIKAGKRADFVIWDVPNYHYIPYHFGVNHAESVYTEGKKRWEKVRRGSIQLSSAREGRNL; translated from the coding sequence ATGACACATGACCTGATTCTATTTAACATTGGACAATTGCTTCTGCCTGAAAGTAACGGAAAGCCATTGAAAGGAGAGGACATGAACAGGCTTCGTGTCTTAAACAGCGCAGCTATTGCCGTAAAAGATGGTCTTGTATCCTGGATTGGCTCTACTGAAGAAGCCGAAAGATTGCTTGCTCATGAAAAAAGGAATGCAAAGGGAAAAGTCGTCTCACCCGGTCTTGTGGATCCGCATACTCATCTCGTATTTGGAGGGAGCAGGGAAAATGAGCTCGCGATGAAGCAAGCCGGCGTTTCCTACTTGGAAATCCTTGCGAAGGGGGGAGGAATCCTCTCAACAGTCCATGCAACAAAAAACGCATCCGCAAAAGTACTATTTGATAAAGCCGCTTTTCATTTGGAACGAATGATTTCATTTGGCGTTACAGCCATTGAAGCAAAAAGCGGCTACGGCTTGGATGATGAAACCGAGTTGAAGCAGCTGAGGGTGATAAAACAGCTTCACAACAGCTACCCGATTCGCCTAGTATCTACGTTTCTGGGGCCTCACGCCGTTCCTGCTGAATATAAAGGAAGGGAGGACATGTTTCTTGAGAAGATGATTCAGCTTCTGGATGTCATAAAAGAAGAAAAGCTCGCCAAATTTGCAGATATCTTTTGTGAAACGGGAGTGTTCACAATTGACCAGTCGAGACAATTTTTAATGAAAGCGAAGGAAAAAGGATTTGGTTTGAAAATTCATGCCGACGAAATCGACCCGTTAGGCGGGACGGAGCTTGCGGTATCCTTACGTTCAGCCAGTGCCGATCACCTTGTTGCCGCCTCAGATGAAGGCATCGCTTGCTTGGCTGATAGTGATACGGTAGCCGTGCTGCTTCCCGGAACCACCTTTTATTTAGGAAAGGATCATTACGCCCGAGCCCGAAAAATGATAGATGAAGGGACAGCTGTCGCCCTCGCGACTGATTTTAATCCTGGAAGCTGCGTAACGGAAAATCTTCAAATGATCATGTCGCTTGCTGCCCTTAAGCTAAAAATGACAGCAGAGGAAATTTGGAATGCGGTGACCGTTAACGCCGCTTATGCTATTGGCCTTGGTGGAAATGCAGGAATAATAAAAGCAGGAAAACGAGCTGATTTCGTCATTTGGGATGTCCCGAATTATCACTATATTCCTTACCATTTTGGCGTAAATCATGCAGAAAGTGTATATACCGAAGGAAAGAAAAGATGGGAGAAGGTGCGCCGTGGATCCATTCAGCTTTCTTCAGCCAGGGAAGGCCGCAATCTTTAA
- the hutU gene encoding urocanate hydratase, whose amino-acid sequence METKRVIRAKKGLKLECKGWEQEAALRMLYNNLDPDVAEKPEDLVVYGGIGKAARNWESFDAIVHTLRRLENDETMLVQSGKPVAVFKTHAAAPRVLLSNSVIVPKWANWDHFHELDRKGLMMYGQMTAGSWIYIGTQGILQGTYETFAEVARQHFGGSLKGTLTLTAGLGGMGGAQPLAVTMNGGACLAVEADPERIKKRIHTAYCDKMTSSLDEAVEWAMEAKKKGEALSIGVVGNAASLHHELLNRNIHFDIVTDQTSAHDPINGYIPENYSLQAAAELRKTHPKEYEKKASKSMAKQVEAMLEFQRRGAIVFDYGNNIRQVAKDEGVSNAFDFPGFVPAYIRPLFCEGKGPFRWAALSGDPEDIYRTDALIQELFPENEPLLRWIDMAQEKVAFQGIPSRICWLGYGERMKMGLAINDLVRSGELKAPIVIGRDHLDCGSVASPNRETEAMKDGSDAVGDWAILNALINVAAGGSWISVHHGGGVGMGYSLHAGMVAVADGTGLAEERLRRVLTTDPGMGIVRHADAGYDKAIEAAKEKGLDIPMIHHAKG is encoded by the coding sequence ATGGAAACAAAACGCGTAATCCGTGCAAAAAAAGGGCTTAAACTCGAATGCAAGGGATGGGAGCAGGAAGCAGCCTTAAGGATGCTTTATAACAACCTCGATCCGGATGTCGCTGAAAAACCGGAGGATCTCGTCGTTTACGGCGGAATCGGGAAAGCGGCTCGCAACTGGGAATCATTTGATGCGATCGTTCACACGCTCAGAAGATTGGAAAATGATGAAACGATGCTCGTCCAATCGGGTAAACCTGTAGCCGTTTTTAAAACACATGCTGCAGCACCAAGAGTACTGCTGTCAAACTCCGTCATCGTTCCAAAATGGGCAAATTGGGACCACTTCCACGAGCTCGACCGAAAAGGACTGATGATGTACGGTCAAATGACCGCAGGAAGCTGGATCTATATTGGAACGCAAGGAATTCTGCAGGGAACGTATGAAACCTTCGCCGAAGTCGCCCGCCAGCATTTTGGGGGTTCACTTAAAGGAACGCTCACCTTAACAGCTGGACTTGGCGGAATGGGCGGAGCACAGCCTCTTGCTGTAACGATGAACGGCGGTGCCTGCTTGGCGGTTGAGGCGGATCCGGAACGCATTAAAAAGAGGATTCATACAGCCTATTGCGATAAAATGACATCCAGTCTGGATGAGGCAGTAGAATGGGCCATGGAAGCTAAAAAGAAAGGAGAGGCTTTATCCATTGGAGTTGTGGGAAATGCAGCAAGCCTTCACCACGAGCTATTAAACCGAAACATCCATTTTGATATAGTCACGGACCAAACCTCTGCACATGATCCGATCAATGGCTACATTCCTGAAAATTACTCGCTTCAAGCAGCAGCTGAATTAAGAAAAACCCATCCGAAGGAATATGAGAAAAAAGCTTCGAAATCGATGGCTAAACAGGTTGAGGCGATGCTTGAATTCCAGCGAAGAGGTGCCATCGTTTTCGATTACGGGAACAATATCAGGCAAGTGGCCAAGGATGAAGGAGTAAGCAATGCCTTTGATTTTCCAGGGTTCGTTCCTGCCTATATCCGCCCCTTATTTTGTGAAGGAAAAGGCCCTTTCCGCTGGGCTGCCCTTTCAGGGGATCCGGAAGATATTTACCGGACGGATGCTCTGATTCAAGAGCTGTTCCCGGAAAATGAGCCGCTTCTCCGCTGGATTGATATGGCACAGGAAAAGGTGGCATTTCAGGGGATTCCTTCGCGAATTTGCTGGCTAGGCTATGGAGAGCGAATGAAAATGGGGCTTGCCATCAATGATCTTGTCCGGAGCGGGGAATTAAAAGCACCCATCGTGATAGGCCGTGATCATTTGGATTGCGGATCCGTTGCTTCCCCAAATCGCGAGACAGAAGCGATGAAGGATGGGAGTGACGCAGTGGGAGACTGGGCGATTTTAAATGCTCTGATCAATGTTGCGGCAGGCGGTTCATGGATTTCGGTTCATCACGGAGGCGGTGTTGGAATGGGCTATTCTCTGCATGCGGGCATGGTTGCTGTGGCAGATGGCACCGGGCTTGCGGAAGAGAGACTTCGGCGGGTTCTTACTACAGATCCGGGGATGGGCATTGTCCGCCATGCTGATGCAGGGTATGACAAAGCTATTGAAGCTGCAAAGGAAAAAGGGCTGGATATTCCGATGATCCATCATGCAAAGGGGTGA
- the hutH gene encoding histidine ammonia-lyase has product MVVLTGETLTLDDIRKICLEGERIVLKPESMRKVEQSREAVLKIVSDKKTVYGINTGFGKFSDVVIGEDDVNELQLNLIRSHACGVGDPFPEQVSRAMVLLRLNALLKGFSGIRPILAELLAELLNQHIHPVIPQQGSLGASGDLAPLSHLALVLIGEGKVFYSGNVCKASEAFHHTGLSPLILEAKEGLALINGTQAMTAMGVISYLEAEQLALQSEMIASLTMEGLEGIMDAFHPAIHEARGFPQQSAVAERMRNTLAGSKLVTRQGEKRMQDAYSLRCIPQVHGASWQALDYVKEKLEIETNAATDNPLIFDGGQTVISGGNFHGQPIALAMDFMKIAMAEFASISERRIERLVNPQLNDLPPFLSAQPGLQSGAMIMQYCAASLVSENKTLAHPASVDSIPSSANQEDHVSMGTIAARHCFSIIQNVRRVLAIECICALQAVQYRGIERMATATRVFYDEAREIVPSITQDRVFSEDIENMTEWLKKNKAGWTALNEGREFERWKQNA; this is encoded by the coding sequence ATGGTGGTTTTAACGGGTGAAACGTTAACTCTTGATGACATCAGGAAAATCTGCCTCGAAGGGGAACGAATCGTTCTCAAGCCGGAAAGCATGCGTAAAGTAGAACAAAGCAGAGAAGCAGTTTTGAAAATTGTCTCAGATAAAAAGACGGTTTATGGAATCAATACGGGATTCGGCAAATTCAGTGATGTTGTGATTGGTGAGGATGATGTCAATGAGCTGCAGCTGAACTTGATTCGCTCGCATGCATGCGGGGTGGGAGATCCGTTTCCGGAGCAGGTTTCAAGAGCGATGGTCCTCCTGCGATTAAATGCACTGTTAAAGGGTTTTTCAGGAATCCGTCCCATTTTGGCAGAGCTGCTCGCTGAACTGCTCAATCAGCACATTCATCCGGTCATTCCGCAGCAGGGATCTTTAGGTGCTTCAGGCGATCTTGCACCGCTCTCCCATCTAGCCCTTGTCCTAATCGGAGAAGGCAAGGTTTTTTATTCTGGAAACGTGTGTAAAGCTTCTGAAGCCTTTCATCATACAGGCCTTTCACCGCTTATATTGGAAGCGAAAGAAGGTCTCGCATTAATTAACGGAACCCAGGCGATGACCGCAATGGGGGTGATCAGCTATCTCGAGGCAGAACAGCTTGCCCTGCAAAGCGAAATGATCGCATCGCTTACAATGGAGGGTCTGGAAGGCATTATGGATGCCTTTCACCCTGCCATCCATGAAGCGAGAGGATTTCCGCAGCAATCAGCCGTCGCGGAACGGATGAGAAACACGTTAGCTGGAAGCAAATTAGTGACAAGGCAGGGAGAAAAAAGGATGCAGGACGCTTATTCATTAAGATGTATCCCCCAGGTGCACGGAGCTTCCTGGCAGGCTCTGGATTATGTGAAAGAAAAGCTTGAAATTGAAACCAACGCAGCAACCGATAATCCATTGATTTTTGACGGCGGCCAAACGGTGATATCAGGAGGTAATTTTCACGGACAGCCCATTGCCCTGGCTATGGATTTTATGAAAATCGCGATGGCGGAGTTTGCGAGTATTTCAGAGCGGAGAATCGAACGGCTCGTGAATCCTCAGCTCAATGATTTGCCCCCCTTTTTAAGTGCTCAGCCCGGACTTCAATCTGGTGCGATGATTATGCAGTATTGTGCTGCCTCGCTCGTCTCAGAAAACAAAACACTGGCCCATCCGGCAAGTGTGGACTCCATCCCGTCATCCGCGAATCAGGAGGACCATGTCAGCATGGGAACCATTGCTGCGCGCCACTGCTTCAGCATCATCCAGAATGTACGGAGAGTGCTTGCCATCGAGTGCATTTGTGCGCTTCAAGCCGTTCAATACCGGGGGATTGAACGAATGGCGACTGCTACAAGAGTCTTTTATGATGAAGCAAGGGAGATTGTCCCATCCATCACTCAAGACCGGGTATTTTCGGAAGATATAGAAAACATGACAGAATGGCTAAAAAAAAATAAAGCCGGATGGACAGCTTTAAACGAAGGAAGGGAGTTTGAGAGATGGAAACAAAACGCGTAA
- the hutP gene encoding hut operon transcriptional regulator HutP codes for MTLEAQIGKYALLLASLTDEELAFLKPSFHKIRYCQGKVGSMNMQKVIAAVETAAKRNELILDNCYRETHALYHAVLEGIEGVTRGQPSIGEMSRTVGLRFAIVRGRPYAEESEGEWIAVAFYGTIGAPIKGLEHETAGLGINHI; via the coding sequence ATGACTCTGGAAGCTCAAATTGGGAAATACGCTTTGCTTCTGGCATCCCTGACCGATGAGGAATTGGCTTTTCTAAAACCATCTTTTCATAAAATAAGGTATTGCCAGGGCAAAGTGGGATCGATGAATATGCAAAAAGTCATCGCGGCAGTTGAAACCGCCGCAAAACGGAACGAACTCATTCTTGATAACTGCTACCGGGAAACTCATGCGCTTTATCATGCTGTTTTAGAAGGGATTGAAGGGGTTACCCGGGGTCAGCCTTCCATTGGCGAGATGAGCCGGACGGTAGGATTGAGGTTTGCCATTGTAAGGGGCAGGCCATATGCAGAAGAATCAGAAGGAGAATGGATTGCGGTCGCATTTTATGGAACGATCGGCGCCCCTATAAAAGGGCTCGAACATGAAACAGCTGGTCTAGGAATTAATCATATATGA